Genomic DNA from Thermus amyloliquefaciens:
GCGGTGGACGAGGGTCACCTTGCGGGCGAACTTGGTGAGGAAAAGCCCCTCCTCCACGGCCGCATCCCCGCCGCCCACCACCACCACCTCTTTGTCCCGGTAGAAGAAGCCGTCGCAGGTGGCGCAGGTGGAAACCCCCCGGCCGTAGAACTTTTCCTCTCCAGGCACCCCCAGCTTCCTGGGATTGGCCCCGGTGGCGATGATGACCACCCGCCCAAAGTAGGAGCGCTCAAACCCCCGGACCAGAAAACCGCCCTCTTGGACCTCGAGGCCCAGCACCTCGTCCATGACGATCCGGGCACCAAACTTCTCCGCCTGCTGCACCATGCGGCTGGCCAACTCCGGCCCGGAGATGCCCTCGGGAAAACCCGGATAGTTTTCCACCTCGTCGGTCTGGGCGATCTGCCCCCCCGGGAGGCCTTTTTCCAGGATGACGGTCTTGAGTTGGGCCCGCCCGGCGTAAATCCCCGCGGTGAGGCCCGCAGGCCCGCCGCCGATGATGACCACGTCGTACCGCTCCTCGTCCTTGCCGCTTCCCGCAAGCCCAGTGAGGGTGAACTCCATGGATCCCTCCTCCTTTCAGGTTACGCCCCCACATACCCAGTGGGGGTATCACCCACCCAGTTTCCACCCGCCCCCGGGCGCCAGTCAAGGGAAGCCTGGCCCAAAAAAGCAATCCGAGCCGCTTCTGGTGACCCCAGGGGGATTCGAACCCCCGTCTCGGCCTTGAGAGGGCCGTGTCCTAGGCCTCTAGACGATGGGGCCGTGCGCGGCTCGGACTGCTTTTGGTGACCCCAGGGGGACTCGAACCCCCGCCGCCGCCTTGAAAGGGCGGTGACCTAACCACTAGTCGATGGGGCCAGGTTTTGGCTGGGGTGCGTGGACTCGAACCACGACCGGCGGATCCAGAGTCCGCTGTCCTGCCGTTAGACGACACCCCAGCGGCGCTTGCCCGATCCCTCGGGCAGAGGTTATGGTACACTCTGAAGGGCAGATTGGCAAGCCCCAGGGTGTCCTCCTATGGCGTCAAACGAGGAAAGCCTTTTGCAAGTTCTAAGCCAGTACGTTTCCCCCCGGGCTGCGGAAAACCTGGTGAGGCGGGCCCTGGCCCAGAGGGCCCCCACCTCCCCAGAGGCGTGGGCGCGCCTTCTAGAGGAGGCCCTCTGGCCCGAGCTGAGCCGCCTCCTTCCCTTCCGGGAGATGCCCCCGGAGCTGAAGGCCTTGGCGCGGCAATGGAGGGAGCAGGCCGCTTCCCTGGTGACGGAGGCGGAGGCCCCCGAAGCCGAGGAGGAAGACCTTTCCCTGGAGGCGGTGGACCTCGAGGACCCCTCGGCCCGGCAGCAGCTGGCCAAAAGGCTCGCCCGCCTGGAGGGGGTAACGGGGGTGGTGGTGGCGGGAACCCGCGGCAAGGAGGAGCTTTTTGCCGGGGAACCCGTGCCCTTGGACCTGGCCTACCCCATCCTCCGGCGCCAGGGCTACGGGATTTTCTATGCCCTTTTAGAGGGGGGAATCGTGGCCTTAAGGCCCCTGGCCCAGGGATACATCGGCCTTCTAGCCAGAAAGGAAGCCAACATCGGCCGCCTGCTCCACGCCTTGAGGCGGCTCACATCCCTAGCGGAGGTCAGCGAATGAAAAGGTGGTCCGCCCTAGCCTTGTTCCTTGGCCTTTTGGCGTCAGCCGCTCCCCTGCCCCAGGTCTATGACCGCGTGGAGGAAGCCCTAAGGCAGGTGCGCCTGGAAAACCCCACCCAGGCCCTTTCCGCCCTGGACCGGGCGCAAAGCCTTCTGCGCCAGGAAAGCGAAGGGCTTCCCCCGGTGTTGCGCGACGCCACCCTCCTGCACCTCCAGGATGCCCGGCAGGCGGTGCTCAAGCAAAGCCGGGCGGACCTCGAGGCCCGCCTCCTCCTGGTGCGCCACCTCCTGGGCAAGGCCCTTTACGATGGCTTCTTCCGGGCCCAAGCCCCCGAAAAACCCCAGTACCTTAGCCGTCTTATCCGGGCCACCGGCCTGCCCCAGGCCCAGGTGCAGGGCGTGGAAAACCGCCCCTCGGAGGAGGCCCGGCTCCGGTTGGAAGCTGTCTACCTGCAACTCCTGGCCGAGGACCTGAACCGAACCCTTTCCGCCTCCTCCCGCCCCCAGGCCTACCTGGCCCTGGCCCGGGCCTACGCCCGCTTCCTGGTGATCCAGGACAGCCCCCAAAGCACCCTCAAGGCCCAGGAGTTCGTCCAGGCCTTGGCCAAGGTCTCGGGTGGGGAGAGCTTCCGTCCAGACGTCCAGGCGCTGCAAAAGAAGGCGGCCGCCTGGCGTCAGGGCCTTGCGGCTTCCACGGCCTCGCCCCCTCCTTCCTCCCCTCCTGCCCCCTCCCCGCCGGCCACCCCATCGCCTACCCGTGCCGCCCCAACGCCCAGCCCTGCCCAACCCTCTTCAGCCCCTCCTTCCTCCCCCACCCCCTCCCCCACACAAGCACGCCTAGCGGAAGCGGTTTTGTCCCAGGAGATCCGGGAGGAGACGAGCCTTCTCCGGTTAGATCCGGAAACAAGCGTGCGAGTGGGTGAAGCCCTGCAACGGCTAGCCATCCCCAGCCTGATCAACTGGCTGGACCTTCTGGACGAGGTGCGCAGCAGCCTGGCCCAAGCGCAGCTTTATACGGAAACAGGCCAGTACCAACGGGCCAGAGCCCAGTTGAGCTACGCCTACAGCCGCTTCCGCCTGAAAATCTACCCGGTGGTGGGTGGCTACGCCCCGGAGCTAGCCGAACGCACCGACCGCCTCTTTCTGGCCATGGAAAACGCCGTGGGTCTACGCACCGTGGACTTCACCGTGCTTCTCGGCGAGATCCAGGAGATTGAAGAGCGGCTTCTGGGGAACACCCTGGGCTTCTGGCATGCCCTGCAGGTGCAAATTCAACTCTTCTTCCTGGGCATCCCCCGCGCCGTGTTCTTCCTCTTGGCGGCGGCCCTGGCCTTCTTCCCCCTCTACCTCATCCGCATCACCTTCGGAGGAAGGAACGTCTACTGGAACCTCCTGGGCCTGGCTTTCCTCTTCCTGGTGCTCCCCATCGTGGCCGAGGGGCTCTCCTATATGGGGTCCATCCTGGCCGAATACGGGGGTCTACCCGCTTTAGGGGTCTTGGCCAACCTCTCCATCGCCCAGGCCTTGGGACCCTACTTGGCCTGGGGGTTCACGGCCTT
This window encodes:
- the trxB gene encoding thioredoxin-disulfide reductase; translation: MEFTLTGLAGSGKDEERYDVVIIGGGPAGLTAGIYAGRAQLKTVILEKGLPGGQIAQTDEVENYPGFPEGISGPELASRMVQQAEKFGARIVMDEVLGLEVQEGGFLVRGFERSYFGRVVIIATGANPRKLGVPGEEKFYGRGVSTCATCDGFFYRDKEVVVVGGGDAAVEEGLFLTKFARKVTLVHRRDELRANKVAQARAFQNPKMHFLFSHIVTEILGEDQVTGVRLKNLKTGEEYVYPTDGVFVFIGHEPNTAFLQGVVELRPDGYVAVREEVFTSVPGIFAAGDVADPIYRQLTTSVGAGTRAAMMAERYLAEAHEKVG